A stretch of the Neodiprion lecontei isolate iyNeoLeco1 chromosome 4, iyNeoLeco1.1, whole genome shotgun sequence genome encodes the following:
- the LOC107221863 gene encoding very-long-chain (3R)-3-hydroxyacyl-CoA dehydratase 2, whose protein sequence is MAGKNGKNKEPSALAKFYLLGYNLGQVIGWTYLLYQIQGYYLGLAGDETLWNTVRMTVIIFQNAAVLEIINAVTGLVPSNPVITIFQVLSRVMVVCGVILATPLEYAAASPGLPLALVAWAITEIIRYLYYFLNLLGHVPYPIVWLRYTMFIILYPIGITGELLCLYAAQTYAHISSDAWSYILPNAWNFTFNYRYFLIFVMLLYIPLFPHLYLHMFAQRRKILGTPMQTSSKKIH, encoded by the exons ATGGCGggtaaaaatggaaaaaataaggAGCCTAGTGCTCTTGCCAAATTTTACCTACTTGGTTACAACTTGGGCCAAGTTATTGG ATGGACATACTTGTTATACCAAATTCAAGGGTATTATCTTGGCTTGGCAGGAGATGAAACTCTATGGAACACTGTGCGAATGAcagttattattttccaaaatgcCGCCGTTTTAGAG ATCATTAACGCAGTGACTGGCCTTGTTCCATCAAATCCAGTCatcacaatatttcaagttCTTAGTCGCGTTATGGTAGTTTGTGGTGTAATATTGGCTACACCTCTTGAATATGCAGCTGCATCACCTGGCCTTCCCCTAGCTCTTGTTGCTTGGGCCATCACTGAAATTATAAGATATTTGTACTACTTCCTGAATCTCCTTGGACATGTTCCTTACCCCATTGTATGGCTCAG GTACACAATGTTCATTATCCTGTATCCAATTGGAATTACTGGTGAATTGCTCTGTTTATATGCAGCCCAGACATACGCTCATATCAGTTCAGATGCATGGAGCTATATATTGCCCAATGCTTGGAATTTCACATTCAACTACCGTTACTTCCTTATCTTTGTCATGCTTCTCTACATTCCAC TTTTCCCACATCTGTACCTGCATATGTTTGCTCAAAGACGTAAAATCCTGGGAACTCCTATGCAAACGTCATCTAAAAAAATACACTGA
- the LOC107221867 gene encoding 60S ribosomal protein L30: protein MVAQKKQKKAMESINSRLALVMKSGKYVLGYKQTLKSLRQGKAKLVIIANNTPPLRKSEIEYYAMLAKTGVHHYTGNNIELGTACGKYFRVCTLSITDPGDSDIIKSMPTGDQA, encoded by the exons ATGGTCGCCCAAAAGAAGCAG AAAAAGGCTATGGAGAGCATCAACTCCAGGCTTGCTCTGGTAATGAAATCCGGAAAATACGTTCTGGGCTACAAACAGACGTTGAAGTCACTTCGCCAAGGCAAAGCAAAGCTCGTCATCATTGCCAACAATACCCCACCACTAAG GAAGTCCGAAATTGAGTATTATGCCATGTTGGCGAAGACCGGTGTCCATCACTACACGGGAAATAACATCGAATTGGGAACAGCTTGTGGTAAATACTTCAGAGTTTGTACCCTTTCGATCACTGATCCTGGAGATTCGGACATCATCAAATCCATGCCAACTGGTGATCAGGCTTAA
- the LOC107221890 gene encoding YTH domain-containing family protein 1 isoform X1 gives MSAGLAGAVSDQRMKGQSNNQVSNGPKEHQQQQQQAEHVAGEDAGFDSWRGGNNVQHHSSYPIGTGDPYTPYYGTSFPYQAFGAGDGTWSNGTDPVAFLSGYGGQMGHDSYGMDGMFSASAGGGFSTFGQPTFNYFHGNGDYSTWGTPRKARYEDYYQAPRGNESYPTPSGGAEMKSLEQSVQGLSIGGEPSRQEQQLPPNQQSNKSESKEPKKMTWASVASQPAKPVPPLSASQGMKKKAGMPPPPMVPGKHNMDIGTWGEGKTSAPPPKAPPPPQVQPPVPPPPPPVQRQRPRPLPSWVQQPTTPPSPPPSQMQIPQQQAPPPPTHPVLHELKVKNDYNPTEFDQTAPGARFFVIKSYSEDDIHRSIKYEIWCSTEHGNKRLDQAYRDASRDGAPLYLFFSVNGSGHFCGMAQMVSSVDYQSNSSVWSQDKWKGQFRVRWIYVKDVPNVQLRHIRLENNENKPVTNSRDAQEVPHARGLQVLRILHTYRHSTSIFDDFGHYERRQAEEDQRKAPPNPIQHHPPPNHRGRGHSGEPPHPHHQQHQQHQHPHQHPQQHPHQHQRKEREGGRGRGRGGPRQ, from the exons ATGTCAGCTGGATTGGCAGGGGCTGTTTCAGATCAG CGGATGAAAGGACAATCCAACAATCAGG TAAGCAATGGTCCCAAAgagcaccagcagcagcagcaacaagcGGAGCATGTGGCTGGGGAGGATGCAGGGTTTGATTCATGGAGAGGCGGGAATAATGTTCAGCATCACTCGAGCTACCCAATTGGTACGGGAGACCCATACACGCCATACTACGGGACATCATTTCCCTATCAGGCGTTTGGCGCGGGAGATGGAACTTGGTCGAATGGAACGGATCCTGTTGCGTTCCTCTCAGGATATGGAGGACAAATGGGACATGATTCGTACGGAATGGACGGAATGTTTTCGGCAAGTGCTGGCGGAGGTTTTAGCACCTTTGGTCAGCCAACGTTCAATTACTTCCATGGAAATGGAGACTATAGCACCTGGGGTACGCCAAGGAAAGCTCGGTACGAAGACTATTATCAGGCACCGAGAGGTAATGAGAGTTACCCGACGCCCAGTGGCGGTGCTGAAATGAAGTCTCTAGAGCAAAGCGTACAAGGTTTGTCTATTGGAGGTGAACCATCACGACAAGAACAGCAGTTACCACCTAATCAGCAGTCTAACAAATCTGAGTCAAAAGAACCCAAGAAAATGACATGGGCCAGCGTTGCCAGCCAGCCTGCAAAACCTGTACCACCTCTTTCTGCTTCTCAGGGTATGAAGAAGAAAGCAGGAATGCCACCGCCTCCGATGGTGCCTGGAAAACATAATATGGACATTGGGACTTGGGGCGAAGGTAAAACTTCAGCCCCCCCACCAAAGGCCCCTCCCCCACCGCAAGTACAACCTCCGGTTCCGCCACCTCCACCTCCCGTTCAAAGGCAAAGGCCGCGACCACTTCCCTCCTGGGTTCAGCAACCAACAACCCCACCTTCACCCCCTCCATCTCAAATGCAGATCCCGCAACAACAAGCTCCTCCACCCCCGACGCACCCTGTGCTACACGAGTTGAAGGTAAAGAATGATTACAATCCTACAGAATTTGACCAGACCGCTCCTGGTGCAAGGTTTTTTGTCATTAAATCGTATTCCGAGGATGATATTCATAGATCTATCAAGTACGAAATTTGGTGCAGTACGGAGCATGGCAACAAGAGACTAGACCAAGCTTACAGGGATGCCAGTAGGGACGGCGCACCGTTATATCTGTTTTTTTCTGTTAATGGATCGGGACATTTTTGCGGTATGGCGCAAATGGTTTCTTCGGTTGATTACCAAAGCAACAGCTCTGTTTGGTCGCAAGATAAATGGAAAGGACAATTTAGAGTGCGTTGGATTTATGTTAAGGATGTTCCTAACGTCCAGCTGCGACACATTCGTTTggagaataatgaaaataaacctGTAACCAATTCAAGAGATGCTCAGGAGGTACCTCATGCACGGGGGTTACAAGTTTTACGTATTTTGCACACCTATCGCCACTCTACTAGtatttttgacgattttggACACTATGAACGAAGGCAGGCTGAAGAAGATCAACGAAAGGCACCGCCTAATCCCATACAACATCATCCTCCTCCCAATCACAGGGGTAGGGGTCATTCCGGTGAACCTCCTCATCCGCACCACCAGCAGCACCAACAACACCAGCATCCACACCAACATCCGCAACAGCATCCACATCAGCATCAACGGAAG GAACGTGAAGGTGGCCGAGGAAGAGGCCGCGGTGGACCACGCCAGTAG
- the LOC107221890 gene encoding YTH domain-containing family protein 1 isoform X2: MESVYVTVSNGPKEHQQQQQQAEHVAGEDAGFDSWRGGNNVQHHSSYPIGTGDPYTPYYGTSFPYQAFGAGDGTWSNGTDPVAFLSGYGGQMGHDSYGMDGMFSASAGGGFSTFGQPTFNYFHGNGDYSTWGTPRKARYEDYYQAPRGNESYPTPSGGAEMKSLEQSVQGLSIGGEPSRQEQQLPPNQQSNKSESKEPKKMTWASVASQPAKPVPPLSASQGMKKKAGMPPPPMVPGKHNMDIGTWGEGKTSAPPPKAPPPPQVQPPVPPPPPPVQRQRPRPLPSWVQQPTTPPSPPPSQMQIPQQQAPPPPTHPVLHELKVKNDYNPTEFDQTAPGARFFVIKSYSEDDIHRSIKYEIWCSTEHGNKRLDQAYRDASRDGAPLYLFFSVNGSGHFCGMAQMVSSVDYQSNSSVWSQDKWKGQFRVRWIYVKDVPNVQLRHIRLENNENKPVTNSRDAQEVPHARGLQVLRILHTYRHSTSIFDDFGHYERRQAEEDQRKAPPNPIQHHPPPNHRGRGHSGEPPHPHHQQHQQHQHPHQHPQQHPHQHQRKEREGGRGRGRGGPRQ, from the exons ATGGAATCTGTATATGTGACAGTAAGCAATGGTCCCAAAgagcaccagcagcagcagcaacaagcGGAGCATGTGGCTGGGGAGGATGCAGGGTTTGATTCATGGAGAGGCGGGAATAATGTTCAGCATCACTCGAGCTACCCAATTGGTACGGGAGACCCATACACGCCATACTACGGGACATCATTTCCCTATCAGGCGTTTGGCGCGGGAGATGGAACTTGGTCGAATGGAACGGATCCTGTTGCGTTCCTCTCAGGATATGGAGGACAAATGGGACATGATTCGTACGGAATGGACGGAATGTTTTCGGCAAGTGCTGGCGGAGGTTTTAGCACCTTTGGTCAGCCAACGTTCAATTACTTCCATGGAAATGGAGACTATAGCACCTGGGGTACGCCAAGGAAAGCTCGGTACGAAGACTATTATCAGGCACCGAGAGGTAATGAGAGTTACCCGACGCCCAGTGGCGGTGCTGAAATGAAGTCTCTAGAGCAAAGCGTACAAGGTTTGTCTATTGGAGGTGAACCATCACGACAAGAACAGCAGTTACCACCTAATCAGCAGTCTAACAAATCTGAGTCAAAAGAACCCAAGAAAATGACATGGGCCAGCGTTGCCAGCCAGCCTGCAAAACCTGTACCACCTCTTTCTGCTTCTCAGGGTATGAAGAAGAAAGCAGGAATGCCACCGCCTCCGATGGTGCCTGGAAAACATAATATGGACATTGGGACTTGGGGCGAAGGTAAAACTTCAGCCCCCCCACCAAAGGCCCCTCCCCCACCGCAAGTACAACCTCCGGTTCCGCCACCTCCACCTCCCGTTCAAAGGCAAAGGCCGCGACCACTTCCCTCCTGGGTTCAGCAACCAACAACCCCACCTTCACCCCCTCCATCTCAAATGCAGATCCCGCAACAACAAGCTCCTCCACCCCCGACGCACCCTGTGCTACACGAGTTGAAGGTAAAGAATGATTACAATCCTACAGAATTTGACCAGACCGCTCCTGGTGCAAGGTTTTTTGTCATTAAATCGTATTCCGAGGATGATATTCATAGATCTATCAAGTACGAAATTTGGTGCAGTACGGAGCATGGCAACAAGAGACTAGACCAAGCTTACAGGGATGCCAGTAGGGACGGCGCACCGTTATATCTGTTTTTTTCTGTTAATGGATCGGGACATTTTTGCGGTATGGCGCAAATGGTTTCTTCGGTTGATTACCAAAGCAACAGCTCTGTTTGGTCGCAAGATAAATGGAAAGGACAATTTAGAGTGCGTTGGATTTATGTTAAGGATGTTCCTAACGTCCAGCTGCGACACATTCGTTTggagaataatgaaaataaacctGTAACCAATTCAAGAGATGCTCAGGAGGTACCTCATGCACGGGGGTTACAAGTTTTACGTATTTTGCACACCTATCGCCACTCTACTAGtatttttgacgattttggACACTATGAACGAAGGCAGGCTGAAGAAGATCAACGAAAGGCACCGCCTAATCCCATACAACATCATCCTCCTCCCAATCACAGGGGTAGGGGTCATTCCGGTGAACCTCCTCATCCGCACCACCAGCAGCACCAACAACACCAGCATCCACACCAACATCCGCAACAGCATCCACATCAGCATCAACGGAAG GAACGTGAAGGTGGCCGAGGAAGAGGCCGCGGTGGACCACGCCAGTAG
- the LOC124294148 gene encoding EF-hand domain-containing protein 1-like isoform X1: MESLPLVPGYTFRDPTIQDYKLKQKFGYFNGFRVVRDSNIGIGRRLIDTASSAFSSHPDPVEYDPSLTYGRVREYGYPQVIPNYVLFAQKCLNFKGFFRQGVFNSPNEHFRIRHVNIIYFLEDDTMSVMERPVDNSGLQQGRLVRRGKILKNTRGDAYTWKDLNVGINLSIYGVVYHTVDCDTFTREFLCSQGIDVGDKEEAPPDPYTQLRQSKSKAPSRLTPVSDDSRRRFLEYDTMVLKFEATWNNDYYQILYFLTDDTIAIREIHQLNDGKDPTTMLLKRTKVPKNWKGMPSTYPSIYMECGDPEVTEYYTPTDLRIGDTIFIFGRRFFLFDCDPFTRKYYSGMLGLVQPEKIQPPTEEPKTLPEYVPPPHIKFGTPEDTLAGCLSMLPKSPKKDVIRQIFNFPKKLRYSMKMDAVHPEDENRDFILEYNLNDGSMQISEPEKRNSGRRGGTFLSTMLVPKPGTNRDNPLYYTPEDFYIGAKINCFNHRFVINGADLYVYRYIKANPEKFCEELRDNMRNYFVRQGLIQDEIDSTSKRIQEEADRKRDLDPTIGSPFKDDFDTAPCVKQFAEQALHKYEGEHGEYRPPTPPPEELCPGLTKVEEPLPLENYCPLQKQEKSKQVLTQTKKQLKWADQIHRDKGGHPIISCQKELPECKTHIAQECVPPHYFKDRDRRFEVGQLMYEKASSPAKPDIPPSQPLFNRETGERTITMLHDKCRGPYPPV, from the exons ATGGAGAGTCTACCCCTGGTCCCAGGGTACACTTTTCGTGACCCTACC ATCCAGGATTATAAATTAAAGCAAAAGTTCGGTTATTTTAATGGATTCCGTGTAGTACGTGACAGCAATATCGGTATAGGGCGGAGACTTATTGACACTGCCTCGAGTGCTTTTTCTAGTCATCCAGATCCTGTAGA GTACGATCCTTCATTGACTTATGGTCGAGTAAGAGAGTATGGATATCCACAAGTTATACCAAATTATGTACTCTTTGCACAAAAATGCTTGAACTTCAAAGGTTTCTTTCGTCAAGGTGTATTTAATTCACCAAACGAGCATTTCCGGATAAGGCATGTCAACATAATCTACTTTTTGGAAGATGACACAATGTCAGTAATGGAGCGACCGGTTGATAATTCCGGATTACAACAAGGTCGACTTGTTAGAcgaggaaaaatattgaaaaataccaGAGGAGATGCATATACCTGGAAGGATCTAAATGTCGGCATAAACTTGA gTATATATGGTGTAGTGTACCACACAGTCGACTGTGACACGTTCACCAGAGAATTTTTGTGCAGTCAAGGTATAGATGTTGGGGACAAAGAAGAAGCGCCGCCAGATCCATATACTCAATTGCGTCAATCTAAGAGCAAAGCCCCATCTCGTCTAACTCCTGTGTCAGACGATAGCCGAAGACGGTTCCTGGAATACGACACGATGGTTCTTAAATTTGAAGCAACCTGGAATAATGATTACTATCAGATCTTATACTTTCTTACTGATGACACAATAGCTATTCGTGAAATTCATCAATTGAATGATGGCAAAGATCCAACAACGATGCTTTTAAAGAGAACCAAAGTACCCAAAAACTGGAAAGGCATGCCATCGACATATCCATCAATTTATATGGAATGCGGCGATCCAGAAGTTACAGAATATTATACACCTACAGATCTCAGGATAGGTGAcactatatttatttttggacGAAGGTTTTTCCTCTTTGATTGTGATCCGTTcacaagaaaatattattccggTATGCTTGGATTGGTTCagcctgaaaaaattcaaccaccTACCGAAGAGCCAAAAACTTTACCTGAATATGTACCTCCTCCACATATCAAATTTGGTACTCCGGAGGACACATTAGCTGGATGTTTAAGCATGCTCCCCAAGTCACCTAAAAAGGATgtaattcgtcaaattttcaactttcctaAAAAACTTCGTTACTCAATGAAAATGGATGCTGTGCACCCCGAAGATGAGAATCGCGATTTTATTCTCGAGTACAATTTGAATGACGGTAGTATGCAGATATCAGAACCAGAAAAACGCAATTCAGGTCGTCGAGGTGGTACTTTTCTTAGTACAATGCTTGTTCCTAAGCCAGGCACAAATAGAGACAATCCGCTTTACTATACCCCCGAGGATTTTTACATTGGAGCCAAGATCAATTGTTTCAATCATCGATTCGTTATAAATGGAGCtgatttatacgtatatcgttATATTAAAGCAAATCCAGAGAAATTCTGTGAAGAGCTGCGAGATAAtatgagaaattattttgtgCGTCAAGGACTTATTCAAGATGAAATAGATTCTACCTCCAAGAGAATCCAAGAGGAAGCTGATAGAAAGCGAGATTTGGATCCAACTATCGGAAGCCCATTCAAAGATGATTTTGATACAGCACCTTGCGTCAAACAGTTTGCAGAACAAGCTCTGCATAAATATGAAGGGGAACATGGAGAATATCGACCACCTACCCCACCTCCAGAAGAATTATGCCCTGGGTTGACAAAAGTTGAAGAACCTCTACCTCTTGAAAACTACTGTCCACTTCAGAAGCAAGAAAAATCTAAACAAGTTCTCACTCAAACTAAAAAACAACTTAAATGGGCTGACCAG ATTCATAGGGACAAGGGGGGACATCCAATAATCTCATGTCAGAAAGAGTTACCCGAGTGTAAGACCCACATTGCTCAAGAGTGTGTTCCACCACATTATTTTAAAGATCGTGATCGAAGGTTTgag GTGGGTCAATTGATGTATGAGAAGGCTAGCAGTCCTGCGAAACCTGATATTCCACCATCTCAACCACTTTTCAACAGAGAGACAGGAGAGCGAACCATCACAATGCTTCATGACAAATGTAGAGGACCATACCCACCCGTATAA
- the LOC124294148 gene encoding EF-hand domain-containing protein 1-like isoform X2 → MESLPLVPGYTFRDPTIQDYKLKQKFGYFNGFRVVRDSNIGIGRRLIDTASSAFSSHPDPVEYDPSLTYGRVREYGYPQVIPNYVLFAQKCLNFKGFFRQGVFNSPNEHFRIRHVNIIYFLEDDTMSVMERPVDNSGLQQGRLVRRGKILKNTRGDAYTWKDLNVGINLSIYGVVYHTVDCDTFTREFLCSQGIDVGDKEEAPPDPYTQLRQSKSKAPSRLTPVSDDSRRRFLEYDTMVLKFEATWNNDYYQILYFLTDDTIAIREIHQLNDGKDPTTMLLKRTKVPKNWKGMPSTYPSIYMECGDPEVTEYYTPTDLRIGDTIFIFGRRFFLFDCDPFTRKYYSGMLGLVQPEKIQPPTEEPKTLPEYVPPPHIKFGTPEDTLAGCLSMLPKSPKKDVIRQIFNFPKKLRYSMKMDAVHPEDENRDFILEYNLNDGSMQISEPEKRNSGRRGGTFLSTMLVPKPGTNRDNPLYYTPEDFYIGAKINCFNHRFVINGADLYVYRYIKANPEKFCEELRDNMRNYFVRQGLIQDEIDSTSKRIQEEADRKRDLDPTIGSPFKDDFDTAPCVKQFAEQALHKYEGEHGEYRPPTPPPEELCPGLTKVEEPLPLENYCPLQKQEKSKQVLTQTKKQLKWADQIHRDKGGHPIISCQKELPECKTHIAQECVPPHYFKDRDRRFEFLLPQFRWVN, encoded by the exons ATGGAGAGTCTACCCCTGGTCCCAGGGTACACTTTTCGTGACCCTACC ATCCAGGATTATAAATTAAAGCAAAAGTTCGGTTATTTTAATGGATTCCGTGTAGTACGTGACAGCAATATCGGTATAGGGCGGAGACTTATTGACACTGCCTCGAGTGCTTTTTCTAGTCATCCAGATCCTGTAGA GTACGATCCTTCATTGACTTATGGTCGAGTAAGAGAGTATGGATATCCACAAGTTATACCAAATTATGTACTCTTTGCACAAAAATGCTTGAACTTCAAAGGTTTCTTTCGTCAAGGTGTATTTAATTCACCAAACGAGCATTTCCGGATAAGGCATGTCAACATAATCTACTTTTTGGAAGATGACACAATGTCAGTAATGGAGCGACCGGTTGATAATTCCGGATTACAACAAGGTCGACTTGTTAGAcgaggaaaaatattgaaaaataccaGAGGAGATGCATATACCTGGAAGGATCTAAATGTCGGCATAAACTTGA gTATATATGGTGTAGTGTACCACACAGTCGACTGTGACACGTTCACCAGAGAATTTTTGTGCAGTCAAGGTATAGATGTTGGGGACAAAGAAGAAGCGCCGCCAGATCCATATACTCAATTGCGTCAATCTAAGAGCAAAGCCCCATCTCGTCTAACTCCTGTGTCAGACGATAGCCGAAGACGGTTCCTGGAATACGACACGATGGTTCTTAAATTTGAAGCAACCTGGAATAATGATTACTATCAGATCTTATACTTTCTTACTGATGACACAATAGCTATTCGTGAAATTCATCAATTGAATGATGGCAAAGATCCAACAACGATGCTTTTAAAGAGAACCAAAGTACCCAAAAACTGGAAAGGCATGCCATCGACATATCCATCAATTTATATGGAATGCGGCGATCCAGAAGTTACAGAATATTATACACCTACAGATCTCAGGATAGGTGAcactatatttatttttggacGAAGGTTTTTCCTCTTTGATTGTGATCCGTTcacaagaaaatattattccggTATGCTTGGATTGGTTCagcctgaaaaaattcaaccaccTACCGAAGAGCCAAAAACTTTACCTGAATATGTACCTCCTCCACATATCAAATTTGGTACTCCGGAGGACACATTAGCTGGATGTTTAAGCATGCTCCCCAAGTCACCTAAAAAGGATgtaattcgtcaaattttcaactttcctaAAAAACTTCGTTACTCAATGAAAATGGATGCTGTGCACCCCGAAGATGAGAATCGCGATTTTATTCTCGAGTACAATTTGAATGACGGTAGTATGCAGATATCAGAACCAGAAAAACGCAATTCAGGTCGTCGAGGTGGTACTTTTCTTAGTACAATGCTTGTTCCTAAGCCAGGCACAAATAGAGACAATCCGCTTTACTATACCCCCGAGGATTTTTACATTGGAGCCAAGATCAATTGTTTCAATCATCGATTCGTTATAAATGGAGCtgatttatacgtatatcgttATATTAAAGCAAATCCAGAGAAATTCTGTGAAGAGCTGCGAGATAAtatgagaaattattttgtgCGTCAAGGACTTATTCAAGATGAAATAGATTCTACCTCCAAGAGAATCCAAGAGGAAGCTGATAGAAAGCGAGATTTGGATCCAACTATCGGAAGCCCATTCAAAGATGATTTTGATACAGCACCTTGCGTCAAACAGTTTGCAGAACAAGCTCTGCATAAATATGAAGGGGAACATGGAGAATATCGACCACCTACCCCACCTCCAGAAGAATTATGCCCTGGGTTGACAAAAGTTGAAGAACCTCTACCTCTTGAAAACTACTGTCCACTTCAGAAGCAAGAAAAATCTAAACAAGTTCTCACTCAAACTAAAAAACAACTTAAATGGGCTGACCAG ATTCATAGGGACAAGGGGGGACATCCAATAATCTCATGTCAGAAAGAGTTACCCGAGTGTAAGACCCACATTGCTCAAGAGTGTGTTCCACCACATTATTTTAAAGATCGTGATCGAAGGTTTgag TTTTTGTTACCTCAATTTAGGTGGGTCAATTGA